The following DNA comes from Planctomycetia bacterium.
GCGGAGCTGGCGGAGTGCTTCCAGCCGCAGCAAGACATGTTCCGGGGCCTCGAACAGGAACTTGGGCTGCGTGCCTTCCTGAAACACGAGGCGGCGCTTCCGCTCCGATTCCAGCAAGTCGCGGTAGTTTTTTGCCGCGATCTGCAGTTCCATATCGTCGTACTTGAGGGCCTCGATCTGTCGCGTGGCGCGGTCCAGGTCGCCGGCGAAGACCGACAATTCGAACAGGAACAGGCGTTTGCCCTGGTCGCCGGGATTGGATTTGACGTCGGCGAGTTGGGCCTCGATGGCCTCGGACAAGCGGCCGGCGTTAAACAGCTCGTGTGCGTTCATGGCGAGTCACTTTCCGCGTGGGTGTTCGGGATGGCAATTGGTTTTGGCGGACTAGCGCTTCGCCGGGGGACGCGGCGGCGCTGGTGGAGGCGTCGAGGACTGCAGCATGGGCTCATCGGCGGACGGCGGATCGTCGCCGCCTCCGCCGCTGGTGTAGTCCGCCTGCTTGCGGAAGTCCCAGCCCTTGATGTTCTTGGTGCCCAGCACGCCGGTTTTTTCCTGCGGCCGATAAATCATCTCGCAGGTTTGGAAACAAAAGTCGACGGTTTCTTCGGGCGGGGCCTTGCCGTCGGTTTCTAGCTGGTAGCCCACGACGTGGACATCGGTGAACAGGATCGTCAGATACGTCTTCGGCCCGCGCGCGTCCGTCTTGCGAAACGTCAGTTTGGCTTGCTGGAAGTCGTTGTATTCCGGCCGCATGCCGCGGAACGAGTTGCTGAAATACGCTTGCATCAAGAATGGCGAAGCAATGTCGACTTGCTTGCGAATTTGAAAGCGGTAATCTTCTTCCGCCTTGCCGGTGCGCGCGGTGGTCGATTTGCCGAGTGTCGGCAGGTTCATCTCCGTCGCCTCGTCGCCAGACGCCGAGGCGCGAGAACTCGCCAACTCTTGCATCTCTTCCTGCTGTTTCATCGCCGCCAGCGCCTTGGCATTGGCGAACGTGAACTGCGTGACCTCCATCGCCGCGGGGTCGTTGCCGGAGCGCTTTTTCTTAACGTCCGCCGTCTCGCCGGCGATGCGATTGCGCATCTTCCCGCCCGGCGGGCCGTTGGGAGTCAACTCGAGAAAGGCGTCGATTGCTTCTGCCACGGGCGGGAGGCTTGAGGGGTGAGTTTGAAGTTTTCAGTGTTCAGTATTCAGTCGTAGGCGGCAGCAAGGAATTGATCGAGTATTCGAGGCGAGGAGACAGAACGGCACGCATTCCTGCTAACTACTTCACCTACTTCCTTCTCCACCTACTCTCCTCCCTTACCATTCTCCGCGATCGATGAAGCTCCAGCCGGCCTGGATGAGCGTGCCGAGGCCACCGGCTTTATCTTGCGGCTTGTATTCCATCCGGCAGCGGCCGAACGAGAACGAGATGGTCTCCTTGAAGGCCGCGTCGCCGCTGATATCGATGGAATAGCTGGCTACGGCCACTTCGCCAAAATGGAATTCGAGATACGTCTTCGACTTTCCGCCGGTCGTTTTTCGCATGCTGACCTGGGCGCTATCGAACACGATCTTGCGTTCGGGATTCTGCACGCTGCAATACGCTTGGAACAAATCCGGCGACGACCAGTCCAGCAGCTTGGTGATTTTGAACTGACAGGCGTCTTCCTCGGAAAGGTCTTTTCCCTCGAATTTCTGCAGGTTCTCGAAACCCTGCACCATCGCCTTCACGCCCTTGCCGCCGACCTCTCCCCGCATTCGCTCCATACCCAACTGGCGGCGATCGGAGACTTTTTGCACGGCGTAGTAGTCGTCCTCGAAGCTTTGCGAGGAGCCGAATTCGAAGGACAACAACTCGATGATGTCCTTAAAATCCACGTCGGAGGATTCACCCTTGAGCGGCTGGCCGTCGCGGACGAGTTTCAGGAATCCGTCGCAAACTTCGTTCGCCATGGGTACTCGAGAACGGGCTGAGACGGGTTCGCCAGAGACTCCCTTCGCACCGCGAAAGGCGAAGAACAATCGCTTCCCGGCGCCGTGGGAACGAGCGCCGGGAAGCGTTCAATTCGATACTGCATGCTGCGACGAACTAGCCGTTGTAATTGTTGGAGTTCGTCAGCTTGTTCCAGGCGCGCTCGACCTTGCTGTCCAACGAGCCGTCCTTCTTTTGCGGGAAGTACGTCATCTGCAGCGCACCGTACTCGAACACGACCGATTCCTCGGGTACGTCGTCGCCTGAGGAACCCGACCACTCGATGCTTTTGACGGCGACGAGTTTGAAGTGAAACATCAGGTAGACGCCGCCCGAGACGGCCCCGGCCTTGACGCCCGACTTGCGGAGGTGCAAGAACACTTCCTTATAGTGACCGCCCTTGCCACAGGTGGCGGCCAGCAGCGGCGAGGCCTTGTCGGTTTGCTTCTTGATGGTGAACTCTTTGAAATCCGCTTTGCCGGCGCCGGCGCCGCCGGAAGCCGAGGAGATGTTCAAAGTGTTTTCGATGCCGAACGAGAACTCCTTGACTTCGAACCAGCCCTTGTCGCCGGAGAACTGCGAGTCCGTGCTCTCGCCTTCAATCTTTTCGCTGGAGCCGGCGGCCGGTTCGAATTTGAGAAATGCATCAAATGCCATGTACGGGTGCCTTTGTGTTTTTCTGGGTCGTTGGAAGCTGGGAACCGCACGCGAGGTCGATCAGGCGCACGGGCCGTTTGGCGGCGGAGATGACTTTGTCGATTCCGAGTTGTTCATCTAAGCAGGAGACTGCTCGCCCTGCGCCGGCGAGCGTCGAACCACGACGCTAAGCGTCGTAGTTGTTGGAGTTCGTCAATTTGTTCCAGGCGCGTTCGACCACTTTGCCCAGCGTGCCGTCTTTCGTTTGCGGAAAGTATTTCATCTTCAGCGCGCCGTACTCGAACACGACGGACTCTTCTGGCACGTCATCGCCCGACGATCCGGACCATTCGATGCTCTTGACGGCCACGAGCTTGAAGTGGAACTCCAAGTAAACGCCGCCCGACTTTTCGCCGGACGAAACGCCGGACTTCCGCAGGAACAACTGAACTTCCTTGTAGTGGCCGCCTTTGCCGCACGTGGCGGCCAGCAAGGGCGAGGCCTTGTCGGTTTGCTTCTTGATAGTGAATTCTTTGAAATCCGCCTTGCCGGCGCCGGCGCCGCCCGAGGCCGAGGAGATGTTCAAGGTGTTCTCGATCCCGAACGAGAACTCTTTGACCTCGAACCAGCCGTCCTTGCCGGCGAATGAGGAGTCCGTGCTTTCGCCCGTGATCGTCTCGCTGGAACCGGCCGCCGGCTCGAACTTGATGAATGCGTCAAACGCCATGGTGAATTGCCTTTCCGTTACACTGGTGCGCGGGTACCTGGACTGCCCTGACCGCTGCGCCGGGTCGCGGCGGCATTTCCGCCTTGCCACCCGGGCGTGAATCTAACAAATGCGTTGAGAACCGTCGAGCGCCGCGTGCGTCGTTTCCGTCGCCGCGGCCCTGGTCGGGCGGCCGGGGCCGAGCAAGCTCGACCCCGGCGCACCGACGTTTTCGATCAACCGCCCTTCTGCGGCACTTCGGCCACCAGGCGGAGAGACGTGCTCAAGGTTTCCAATTGGTAGTGCGGGCGCAGGTAGGCGACCGCCTCGTACCAGCCGGGACGTCCCTTGATCTCGCGCACATCGACGCGCGCGTCGGCCAAGGGGTATTTGGCCTTCGTCTCGTCGCTGGCGCCGTTCGGATCGCAGCAGTACTGCCGAATCCAGTCGTTGAGCCACTCGGCGCAATCCTTAGCTTCCATGAACGAACCGATCTTGTCGCGGGCCATCACCTTCAAGTAGTGAGCGAACCGCGAGGTGCACATGATCAGGTTCAACTTGGCCGACAACTCCGCATTGGAATTGGCGTCCGCGTCGAAGTACGTCTTCGGCTTCTGGCACGACTGCGCGCCCATGAAGACCGCGTAGTCGGTCCCCTTGGCGTGCAACATCGGCAGGAAGCCCAAGTTCGAAAGCTCGAACTCGCGGCGGTCGGTGATGGCGATTTCCGTCGGGCACTTCATCGCCACGTCGCCGTCGTCGGTCGGGAAGGTGTGGACCGGCAGGCCTTCGACCTTACCGCCCCCTTCAACGCCGCGGCTGCGGGCGAACCAGCCGTACTTGGAGAACGCGTCGGTCATCCGCGAGGCGTAGGCCCAGGCGGCGTTCATCCAGAGATACTTGTCGTGGTCCTTGCCGTCGACGAATTCTTCGAAGTTGAACTCCTCCACGCGCTTGAAGGCCTCGCCATAGGGCAAACGCCCCAGCACGTGCGGCAGCGTCAGGCCGACGAAGCGGGAATCTTCCGATTCGCGGAACGACTTCCACTGCGCGTATTCGACGCTATCGAAGATCTTCGTCAAATCGCGCGGATTGGAGAGCTCCGTGAAGCTGTCGAAGTTGAACAACTTCGACGACGCGGCCGAAATGAACGGCGCATGCGCCGCGGCGGCCACGTTCGAGATCATCTTCAACAGGCTGACGTCTTCCGACGAGCGGCCGAACTCGTAATCGCCGACCAGCATCCCGTAGGGCTGACCGCCGAGTTGGCCGTATTCTTCCTCGTAAATCTTCTTGAACAGCGCGCTTTGATCGAACTCAGCGGCCTTTTCCAGGTCTTTGAACAGATCGCGCTTGCTGACGTTCAGCACGCGAATCTTCAGGTTCTCGCCGGTTTCCGATTGGTGCACGAGGTAGTGCAGCCCGCGCCAGCTCGATTCCAGCGCCTGGAATTCCTGGTGGTGAATGACCTCGTTCAGTTGGACGGTGAGCTTCTTGTCGATCTCGCCGATCCACTTCTTGATGTTGGCTTCCACATCGGCCGAAACCACGTGGCCCGGGGTGACGACCTGCTCCAGGAACTGCTTGAAGTAGTTCTTGGCGCGATCGGCTTCCTGGCTCGATTGCGGCTTCGTCGCGGCAATCACTTGATCCAGCAGGCCGAGACCTTCGGTCGTCTCGGCGCCTGCGGCGGATTTTGCTTGTTGAGCGCTACTCATTCAGCCACCTCTTTCTGACCAGCGGTGAGTCCCATCTCGGCGGCCAGCTTGTTCGCGGCCTCGGGGTTTGTAATGATCTGCGCGAGCAGTTCTTCCAGCTTGTCGTTGCCTTCCATCTTGCTGGAGAGCTGCACCAACTGGCGGCGCATTTCCAACAATTCACGCAACGCGGGGATTTGTTCCGCGACGCGGGCCGGCTCGAAGTCGTCGATGTGCTTGAAGTTCAACTCCACGCCCACTTTGCCCCCCTCTTCGGTCAACTTGTTGTCGACTTTGAGGGCCACGCGCGGGGCGGCCTTTTCCAGCACGCTGTTAAAGTTGTCCCGGTCAATGCTGACCACTTTGCGCTGCTTGAGCGCCGGCAGCTTTTCCTTGGGATTGCCGGACAGGTCGGCGAGGACGCCGACCACGAACGGCAGTTCCGTCTTTTGCATCGCGCCGCCGGTTTCGACGTCGTACGTCACTTGGACGCGGGGTCGACGTACGCGGTCGAGCTTGTGTTGCAGGCTTTCAGCCATGAGTTCGATTCTCCACGAGGAGCGGTTGCCAAGTCAGTTGGCGGGCGAAGTTACATCCCAGCCAGGAGTTATGAAAAACAAGACGGCCGGTTGGGCCCGCCGTGTGTCATTTTCCCAGAGTGTCGTACCAGGGGCGTTCGGATAATAGGTGCAATCGTAACGATCCTTAGGCGCACGACTGCCCAACTGCCGCTCGCCCAGCATCCGAAAAATATACGACATTGCTGGGACTTGCGGAAGAATTGCGACCGAAACTATCGGTTTTTCCCGGACATCACGGCCGTTTCAGGCCGTCCGCATCGCATAGGCGTTGCCGAATTCAGCGAATTTCCTGGCCGAAACTCAGCGTCTGCGGGAGAAACCGATTAGCTAGAATTCACGGGTCGACCGGAAGTCCGTTTAGGAGCGCATGCCATGCAACGCCGCGAATTCCTCTCCACCTCCGCTGCACTGAGCGCCGCTGCGCTGGCGACGCCGCAGTGGCTGGGGGCCCACGAACACCATCAGCACGGCGGCAGCGCCAGCGCCGGACCGGGCTACGCCACGCCGCTGGAGGCGATGAAATCGCCTCCGGAGAAGCTGCTCTACACGACCGCGCTCTACGTCGGGACCGGCGTTAAGCAGCCGGACTATCTGGCCACCGTCGACGTCGATCCCAGTTCGCCGACCTACTCCCAGGTCGTCCATCGCCTGGAGATGCCGACGCTGGGGGACGAACTGCACCATTTCGGTTGGAACGCCTGCAGTTCCTGCCATGGGCATGTGGACATGGAGCGCCGGTTTTTGATCGTGCCGGGGCTGAGTTCGTCGCGGATTCATATCGTAAGTTGCAAAAAGGACGCTCCGCCGAAGCTGCACAAGGTGATCGAGCGGGACGAGATCGTTCGGCAGACCGGGCTGACGGCACCGCACACCGTCCATTGCCTGGCGGACGGAAACATCATGATCTCAATGCTCGGGGACGCCGAAGGGGACGGCCCCGGCGGGTTCTTACTGTTGGACCAGGATTTCAACATCGCAGGGCGCTGGGAGCAGGATGCGGCGGCGATGAAGTACAACTACGACTTCTGGTACCAGCCGCGCCACAACGTGATGGTCAGCAGCGAATGGGCCGCTCCGAAGACCTTTTCCGCCGGCTTCAAGTTGGACGACGTCGCCGCCGGCAAGTTCGGACAGCAGATTCACTTCTGGGACTGGGAAGCGCGAAAGATCACCAACACGGTGGATCTCGGCGAAGCCGGTCGCATCCCATTGGAAGTTCGCTTCCAGCACAACCCGACCGGCAAGCACGGCTACGTCGGTGCAGCGCTCTCCAGCACGATGTGGCATTTGCACCAGGAGGGGGACGCCTGGGGAGCGAAGCAAGTGATTGCCGTCGAGCCGGTTGAGGCCGAAGGCTGGCCGTTCCCGGTGCCTGGTCTGATCACGGATTTGTTACTTTCGATGGACGACAAATACCTGTATTTCTCCAACTGGCTGCACGGCGATATCCGCCAATACGACATCACCAACCCGGCGGAACCAAAGCTCGTCGGCCAGGTCTGGATCGGCGGCGTGCTGGGCAAAGCGCCCAAGATCGCCGGGCAGCAACTGGTTGGCGGCCCGCAGATGCTGCAACTCAGCCTGGACGGCAAGCGGCTCTACGTGACCAGTTCACTGTTCAGCAGTTGGGACAACCAGTTCTTCCCCAAGATGGCGGAAACCGGCTCGTTCATGTTGCAAATCGACTGCGACACCGAAAAAGGCGGGCTCAAGGTCAACGAGAAGTTCTTCGTCGACTTTGGTAAGGAACCGCATGGTCCGGCCCGGGCGCATGAGATGCGCTACCCCGGGGGCGACTGCACTTCGGATATCTGGGTGTAGGGCTTCACTACGTTGCGCCGGCAGCAAACGCCCGCAAGTCTTTTTCGAAGGCCGCGAGGCGGGTTTGCAATTCCGCCTTGGTGTCGTCGAGATTGGCGAGTTGCTCGGCCGGTTCATACGTGAAGAGATAGAACTTCACCTTGGGTTCTGTACCGGATGGGCGAATGGCGACGAAGTTGCCTTCGGCCGCCAGGTCGCAGATGACCATATCTCCCTGCGGGCCCTCGAACGGTTTGGTCGAGCCGTCTGGGGCGATGATGCGCAGGCTTTGGTAGTCGCGCGCGGAACGCAGTTTCAGGCCGCCAATTCGCTGGGGCGGAGCTTCGCGGAGGCGGGACATCAATCGCCGCATGTCATCCATGCCGGCCGCGCCGGGCATCGTGAGATTGAACGCGCCTTCCTGATGGCAGCCGTGCTGCCAGAAGAGCGAGTCGAGTTTTTCGTGGAGCGTCTGCCCGGCGGCTTTGACTTTGGCTGCCAACTCGGCCAGCAATAGCGCACCTACCGCGGCGTCTTTATCACGGGCGTAAGTGCCGGTCAGATACCCGTGCGATTCTTCAGCGCCGAACAGAAAACGCTCGGGCCCCTGTTCGTCGATCACGCCGCCGATCCACTTGAAGCCGACTTGCAAGTCGCCGACCGTACGGACGCCGTAGCTATCGGCGATGCGGCGAATCATCTCGCTGGTGACCAGCGTTTTGACAATATAGTGCTGCGGTGTCAGCCCTCCGCCGCGCTTGCGGTTCTCCAACAGGTAGTCCACAAGCAGCACGCCGATTTGATTGCCCGTGAACGTCTGCCAGCCGCCGCCGCGGGTGACGGGGGTCGCCGCACCGAGGCGATCCGCGTCGGGA
Coding sequences within:
- a CDS encoding selenium-binding family protein, translating into MQRREFLSTSAALSAAALATPQWLGAHEHHQHGGSASAGPGYATPLEAMKSPPEKLLYTTALYVGTGVKQPDYLATVDVDPSSPTYSQVVHRLEMPTLGDELHHFGWNACSSCHGHVDMERRFLIVPGLSSSRIHIVSCKKDAPPKLHKVIERDEIVRQTGLTAPHTVHCLADGNIMISMLGDAEGDGPGGFLLLDQDFNIAGRWEQDAAAMKYNYDFWYQPRHNVMVSSEWAAPKTFSAGFKLDDVAAGKFGQQIHFWDWEARKITNTVDLGEAGRIPLEVRFQHNPTGKHGYVGAALSSTMWHLHQEGDAWGAKQVIAVEPVEAEGWPFPVPGLITDLLLSMDDKYLYFSNWLHGDIRQYDITNPAEPKLVGQVWIGGVLGKAPKIAGQQLVGGPQMLQLSLDGKRLYVTSSLFSSWDNQFFPKMAETGSFMLQIDCDTEKGGLKVNEKFFVDFGKEPHGPARAHEMRYPGGDCTSDIWV
- the tssB gene encoding type VI secretion system contractile sheath small subunit, encoding MAESLQHKLDRVRRPRVQVTYDVETGGAMQKTELPFVVGVLADLSGNPKEKLPALKQRKVVSIDRDNFNSVLEKAAPRVALKVDNKLTEEGGKVGVELNFKHIDDFEPARVAEQIPALRELLEMRRQLVQLSSKMEGNDKLEELLAQIITNPEAANKLAAEMGLTAGQKEVAE
- a CDS encoding type VI secretion system tube protein Hcp — protein: MAFDAFIKFEPAAGSSETITGESTDSSFAGKDGWFEVKEFSFGIENTLNISSASGGAGAGKADFKEFTIKKQTDKASPLLAATCGKGGHYKEVQLFLRKSGVSSGEKSGGVYLEFHFKLVAVKSIEWSGSSGDDVPEESVVFEYGALKMKYFPQTKDGTLGKVVERAWNKLTNSNNYDA
- a CDS encoding type VI secretion system tube protein Hcp produces the protein MANEVCDGFLKLVRDGQPLKGESSDVDFKDIIELLSFEFGSSQSFEDDYYAVQKVSDRRQLGMERMRGEVGGKGVKAMVQGFENLQKFEGKDLSEEDACQFKITKLLDWSSPDLFQAYCSVQNPERKIVFDSAQVSMRKTTGGKSKTYLEFHFGEVAVASYSIDISGDAAFKETISFSFGRCRMEYKPQDKAGGLGTLIQAGWSFIDRGEW
- a CDS encoding type VI secretion system tube protein Hcp, which gives rise to MAFDAFLKFEPAAGSSEKIEGESTDSQFSGDKGWFEVKEFSFGIENTLNISSASGGAGAGKADFKEFTIKKQTDKASPLLAATCGKGGHYKEVFLHLRKSGVKAGAVSGGVYLMFHFKLVAVKSIEWSGSSGDDVPEESVVFEYGALQMTYFPQKKDGSLDSKVERAWNKLTNSNNYNG
- a CDS encoding type VI secretion system tube protein Hcp — its product is MAEAIDAFLELTPNGPPGGKMRNRIAGETADVKKKRSGNDPAAMEVTQFTFANAKALAAMKQQEEMQELASSRASASGDEATEMNLPTLGKSTTARTGKAEEDYRFQIRKQVDIASPFLMQAYFSNSFRGMRPEYNDFQQAKLTFRKTDARGPKTYLTILFTDVHVVGYQLETDGKAPPEETVDFCFQTCEMIYRPQEKTGVLGTKNIKGWDFRKQADYTSGGGGDDPPSADEPMLQSSTPPPAPPRPPAKR
- the tssC gene encoding type VI secretion system contractile sheath large subunit, producing MSSAQQAKSAAGAETTEGLGLLDQVIAATKPQSSQEADRAKNYFKQFLEQVVTPGHVVSADVEANIKKWIGEIDKKLTVQLNEVIHHQEFQALESSWRGLHYLVHQSETGENLKIRVLNVSKRDLFKDLEKAAEFDQSALFKKIYEEEYGQLGGQPYGMLVGDYEFGRSSEDVSLLKMISNVAAAAHAPFISAASSKLFNFDSFTELSNPRDLTKIFDSVEYAQWKSFRESEDSRFVGLTLPHVLGRLPYGEAFKRVEEFNFEEFVDGKDHDKYLWMNAAWAYASRMTDAFSKYGWFARSRGVEGGGKVEGLPVHTFPTDDGDVAMKCPTEIAITDRREFELSNLGFLPMLHAKGTDYAVFMGAQSCQKPKTYFDADANSNAELSAKLNLIMCTSRFAHYLKVMARDKIGSFMEAKDCAEWLNDWIRQYCCDPNGASDETKAKYPLADARVDVREIKGRPGWYEAVAYLRPHYQLETLSTSLRLVAEVPQKGG